One genomic region from Nitrospirota bacterium encodes:
- a CDS encoding hydrogenase maturation protease — MRILVLGIGNPLRSDDGAGLHVIEALRKERLRGDIDLQEALTGLDILDAIKGYDRIILVDAIQCGGAPGTVYQLSPQDFRDRQTAHSFSAHLNMDFSEMLELGKRVFPGMIAEDIRIIAIEAEDITTISDMCTPAVEKAIPLAVDLIKGLV, encoded by the coding sequence GTGAGAATACTGGTTCTTGGCATAGGTAACCCTCTCAGGTCTGATGACGGCGCAGGGCTGCACGTGATTGAGGCGCTCAGAAAGGAACGTCTGCGCGGAGATATTGATCTGCAGGAAGCGCTAACAGGACTTGATATCCTGGATGCAATTAAGGGATACGACAGGATTATTCTGGTCGATGCGATTCAGTGCGGGGGCGCCCCTGGCACTGTGTATCAGTTGTCTCCCCAGGATTTTAGAGACAGGCAGACCGCACACTCCTTTTCAGCACATCTCAATATGGACTTCTCTGAAATGCTTGAGCTGGGGAAAAGGGTCTTCCCCGGCATGATCGCGGAGGATATACGTATCATCGCCATTGAAGCAGAAGACATTACCACGATTTCCGACATGTGCACTCCCGCGGTCGAAAAGGCGATACCCCTTGCGGTTGACCTCATTAAAGGACTTGTGTAA
- the nrfD gene encoding NrfD/PsrC family molybdoenzyme membrane anchor subunit, giving the protein MQKNMTEKADSSSWVRKKIFMGMTFREYLKSCVTLTNGIAALILIVSVPVMIYRLVYGLGPSTNLSDTNPWGIWIGIDVLSGIALAAGGLVIGTAYYLFGMKEYHHFVRPAILTSLLGYLFAVLGLLFDLGRYYRLPYPMVVSFGLSSIMFLIAWHFALYIMVLFVEWSPALWEWLNMRKARQWFSRMAVWATVFGVIIAGGHQSALGALFLIAPGKLHPLWYSELLPLYFLISAIIAGLSIVIFESALTRRIFTEKVEHFDSGRFDRLTISLGKASSAALFTYFFLKLLGLAHAHTWPLLSTPYGFWFLFEMLACVLLPAFLFAYGVRYRNAKVTRWTALLAITGIVLNRVNTSIIAFNWNAPERYYPLWSEVVITVGIITMAVIAFRWIVNRMAILHEHPDYESSH; this is encoded by the coding sequence ATGCAGAAGAACATGACAGAAAAAGCTGATTCATCGTCCTGGGTCCGGAAAAAGATATTCATGGGAATGACATTCCGTGAATATCTGAAGAGCTGTGTTACCCTCACGAATGGTATTGCAGCGCTGATCCTGATCGTCTCTGTCCCGGTAATGATCTACAGGCTGGTCTACGGACTCGGCCCGTCTACCAATCTTTCTGATACCAATCCATGGGGGATATGGATCGGTATCGATGTGTTGAGCGGGATTGCACTGGCTGCCGGAGGGCTGGTCATAGGGACAGCATATTACCTTTTCGGCATGAAAGAATACCATCATTTTGTGAGGCCTGCCATTCTCACGAGCCTGCTCGGCTACCTCTTCGCAGTTCTGGGGCTTCTCTTTGACCTCGGCCGCTATTATCGCCTTCCTTATCCGATGGTCGTCTCATTCGGCCTGTCTTCGATCATGTTTCTCATCGCATGGCATTTCGCACTCTATATCATGGTGCTTTTCGTGGAGTGGAGCCCTGCATTGTGGGAATGGCTCAACATGAGAAAGGCCCGGCAGTGGTTCAGCAGAATGGCTGTGTGGGCGACTGTGTTCGGGGTCATTATTGCGGGAGGGCATCAGTCTGCGCTTGGCGCATTGTTTCTCATTGCGCCGGGCAAGCTGCATCCGCTCTGGTATTCTGAACTGCTTCCGCTTTATTTCCTGATATCGGCGATTATCGCCGGCCTTTCGATCGTTATTTTTGAGAGTGCACTGACCCGCCGAATTTTCACAGAAAAGGTTGAACATTTTGATTCAGGCCGGTTTGACAGGCTGACGATCAGCCTTGGAAAGGCCTCTTCAGCTGCGCTGTTCACCTATTTTTTCCTCAAGCTCCTCGGACTGGCACATGCGCATACCTGGCCTCTCCTGAGTACACCATATGGATTCTGGTTCCTGTTCGAAATGCTGGCATGCGTGCTTCTTCCCGCATTTCTTTTTGCCTATGGGGTCAGATACCGCAATGCGAAAGTCACGAGATGGACAGCCCTTCTTGCGATTACCGGCATTGTCCTCAACCGGGTCAATACCTCGATCATCGCCTTTAACTGGAATGCGCCGGAACGGTATTACCCCCTCTGGTCTGAAGTGGTCATCACGGTCGGCATCATTACCATGGCGGTCATTGCGTTCCGCTGGATTGTCAATCGCATGGCAATCCTGCATGAGCATCCGGACTATGAATCATCACACTGA